ATCGAGCTAGCGACCTTGAGCTGGATCTGCCAATTTCCTGTTTTAATAAATCCGAATAGTTCGACTctaattccaaaattttttcCATAATAGTGTCTAACTTTAATTTGCCGTCAGTGGCAACAAGTCCACTAGATGAAGCCGACGAGCCAGATTTAGTCAATGTCAGACTGCGTGGTTGTTCAAGGTCAAATGTTTGCGTATCCGGGGTTGTTATCGGTGAGGAAATATTCAAACTATTATCATTTTGTTGGAGGTATGATTGAGAactctttttctttagtCTCTGCAAAAATGATGGTTTCCTAGATGGCGTATTATTTGGAATCTGCGGTGCCTCAAGAGTAGATACCTTGTTATCTGGTTTATTCGAAGTCGaggatgttgaaattgataaggATCCCTGCTGCGTTGTTGggaattttgaagaatttgataattcaGGTGTTGAAGGTGTTGATACTCTACCGCCAAAATGTTGATCATGACTCTTTTGTACATCGAGCAATGCAGAAACACACTCCTTCAATTCTGAAATCTGTGATTCAATAACTTGAAATTGTGAATTTGTTCTGTCTGAGTGACGGTGGCAACGAGGAGTTTTGCTATCataaaatgaagaagaattgccattttcaaatgaGTTGCTATCGTCGTCCGACATATTCTCTGACGTACCACCAATGGCAAGTCTTTGATCGATGCTTGATTTTGAgtctttcaattttttattCTGCGTTTTGATAAAGTTAAACGCATTGATCCAGGTGTTGaaatcatttttatttagAGCTTTCAAAATCCATTGTTCCATACCCGAATCCAAATAGAACATAAGCTCCGAAGAATCAGCTGATATAACAGTCTGGGTAATTAACATATTGCCCCTAATTCTGTTGGAGCTGTCACCCAGGTAGTAATTTAGAATTGAGTATgttatattcaaagaaaaaaacctCCTGTTAAATTgccttttattttttttccttttattcttcatcaaaaaacCTTCAAGATATTGGATCCCATTAACATTGAGAATTCTAGTTGAGTTGTGATAATTTTGGTGTCCTTTATTCTGCTCTATTCCCTCAAATTTAGCCTTGGAAATAGAACTATTCATAAGTCTCTGTCTTGGTGGAGGGACGGAAGTGCTTAGAGGCTTGATCTCATATTTTAACAGTACCGTTTTAGCTTTGGTTTTCGAAAAAGTGTTATCAAATACAAAGGCATATAGCCCACCGTTATGTGAATTGATTTTACCGGATTTAATGATATCACCGGGACATCTGCCCAGCcatgtttttttaattAGGAATCTATCCAACCTTTCTTCAAGGGTTCCATTagatgaattgattgaagtACGCAATGAATCAACATCTTTAGAAAATTCGTCTTTTCTGTGGTGTTGATGATTATGGTTATTCCCACTAGGTAATGAAGTAGTAGATTgaaaagaggaagaacTCTTTGGAAGCTGAGTGAAAAATCTGTGTGGAATCTGGTGAACTTCGTTGATATCCAGATTTTCAACCAGAACTGACAACGATTCTGACGATAAGCCTGGTTTATGGGTTTCgtttgatgatttcaaagaatttgagGAACCATTTAGTTTTGAATGTTCAATTGTGTcatttttatattcatAAATACCTAATGTAAGGGAATTTTTCAACGGCTTGATTTTCCATTCGACTTTTGAGTTAATGGGAACATCAACCCATTTAATGGTGAAAGATTTGGACCTTATTTCAAAAGTCTCAGCcatgttttggaaaaaaaaagcgtTAAATGACTAAGCAGTAGCTCAATTTTTTCCCTTAAAGACTAAATAGAGAATAGGGAATTTAACAAATATTGTGTAAAAGATAAAAGAGACTTTAGACCTTGACCTTCAACGTAGCAAGAGGAACGAAAAAAGTGGAGGAATTATACTCTGTGTAGATGCATTGAAGCACAGTTTTTTTACGAGCCAGCGGAAGCGCAATCAATGTTTTGGCCACACTAAATTTAGCATTCGAGCAAGCGTATTGTTTAGTCATTTGTACTTGTACAGCAATTATAAAAAAGGTGGAATACCAGATCATTCAGTTTTATCCTTTAAGAGCTCAGCTTCGTAGATCTGCATTTTCACATCATGGATGAACTCGCTTGCCATGACAGCGTTCCACAGGAAAAAGGCACAGCTGGAATAAAACAAACCCGTTTGGAAAACGTTCAAATCACCACGGAATTCCAACCTCCAACCATTGAATAGCCATAAACCTTGAGTTAATATCCATCCGGCGAGTAATGCCAGACCTTTCCTCACCCCCAATTTTGTAGAGGCAAGATACTGCGGAAGCAAACATAAGAACCATATAAAATATTGTGATGTACAAACCTTATTGAACAttatgaaaacaaaagtttgaaTGAACATTACTTTGTAGATCAATAGGTCCTTGAGTATGGGATATTTAAAGCCTCTTTGTAGACACAATGGTACAATCACCAGTGAAAATCCTAATTGTGGAATAAAGGCtatcttttcaaattgtaATGAACTGATCTTGTCTTGAGCGGAGTGAAGATATAGTGAGATATTGTAGACACTGAAGTTATGCCTATGATCTAATCGTATCAAATGGTAAAAATATGCCTCGTTGAGATACCGCATACCATAAATTGAATACATCCAATATGATAAAGAGATAAAACCAATTACCAATGAGATAACAAATAGTATTCTCTTCATAGTCATTGGTTTATGCAACGGTTGATTTGGATCAACGAATAACAAATATGTTGGAACGTAAATTAGCGGgtatatcttcaaatgaatGGAAACGCCCAACAACAATCCGG
The Pichia kudriavzevii chromosome 2, complete sequence DNA segment above includes these coding regions:
- a CDS encoding uncharacterized protein (PKUD0B09840; similar to Saccharomyces cerevisiae YJR013W (GPI14); ancestral locus Anc_5.147), giving the protein MYKEYWSKDFIIPKVGNPRLEKKKDLGLFSNMCHVHLLSHSEPAKMLSVTSILLISFILRVGFFLFGLYQDEYMPLPYTDIDYYVFTDAAKFVADSQSPFMRATYRYTPLLAWILIPTTFKYNQLWFSFGKLVFIVCDLITGYLSLLTLPSNHSFLSIIWLFNPMVITISTRGSSESLLTSFILLSTYFLVRAKNSNKWLISFSGLLLGVSIHLKIYPLIYVPTYLLFVDPNQPLHKPMTMKRILFVISLVIGFISLSYWMYSIYGMRYLNEAYFYHLIRLDHRHNFSVYNISLYLHSAQDKISSLQFEKIAFIPQLGFSLVIVPLCLQRGFKYPILKDLLIYKVMFIQTFVFIMFNKVCTSQYFIWFLCLLPQYLASTKLGVRKGLALLAGWILTQGLWLFNGWRLEFRGDLNVFQTGLFYSSCAFFLWNAVMASEFIHDVKMQIYEAELLKDKTE
- a CDS encoding uncharacterized protein (PKUD0B09830; similar to Saccharomyces cerevisiae YHR073W (OSH3); ancestral locus Anc_5.355), which produces MAETFEIRSKSFTIKWVDVPINSKVEWKIKPLKNSLTLGIYEYKNDTIEHSKLNGSSNSLKSSNETHKPGLSSESLSVLVENLDINEVHQIPHRFFTQLPKSSSSFQSTTSLPSGNNHNHQHHRKDEFSKDVDSLRTSINSSNGTLEERLDRFLIKKTWLGRCPGDIIKSGKINSHNGGLYAFVFDNTFSKTKAKTVLLKYEIKPLSTSVPPPRQRLMNSSISKAKFEGIEQNKGHQNYHNSTRILNVNGIQYLEGFLMKNKRKKNKRQFNRRFFSLNITYSILNYYLGDSSNRIRGNMLITQTVISADSSELMFYLDSGMEQWILKALNKNDFNTWINAFNFIKTQNKKLKDSKSSIDQRLAIGGTSENMSDDDSNSFENGNSSSFYDSKTPRCHRHSDRTNSQFQVIESQISELKECVSALLDVQKSHDQHFGGRVSTPSTPELSNSSKFPTTQQGSLSISTSSTSNKPDNKVSTLEAPQIPNNTPSRKPSFLQRLKKKSSQSYLQQNDNSLNISSPITTPDTQTFDLEQPRSLTLTKSGSSASSSGLVATDGKLKLDTIMEKILELESNYSDLLKQEIGRSSSRSLARSDTQARSLLSQEFYDAEEYVNETSNGVVMLDSSAENREFEKRQSIISSDLFQKDMEKLALDVIDSSTSSSSEDEEENEESTSLKLSRTDSHEEKEHDLCPLPYDGPFNPRNDVPPAACEPPSLISILRKGIGKDMAGISMPIETNEPLSFLQKYTECFEYSTLIDNALRAPMETGERILTISAFAVSYLSSYKDKVRSIRKPFNPLLGETFELIRPDMGIRVVTEKVIHKPFVMAAHVDSQNWYIDHSIRPQQKFYGKTAEIQVDGTLQLKLRNSDEAYEWSQPNTVLRNVVSLTGEKYTEPVDTMTVKSNKGYKCVITFISQNGRFTSSRSERLEMKVYSGNSSKPLSLTADGTWTEEIKLNTGKSIWKISPELPNHEKKYGFTRFSCSLNHFDEVHKSCAPTDSRRRPDQKMYEQGNVGEAEKLKQKLEEDQRTRRKDASGNDVVHQPAFFEKGINDLDWKLKKGHESYWNRRKSNNWDGLVKLW